One Filimonas effusa genomic window carries:
- a CDS encoding RagB/SusD family nutrient uptake outer membrane protein, whose product MKRKIFIYIGIVLAVASASCRKYVEIPIEGRRVLENTEDYASLLYNPNNMLRSYSYPIYAGDDVGSDNDTWQNGIANNSNGRAYSWASEIMLNAAQEDNDWTNLYYSIYVTNLAIVNVMDSKNGTDAQKRKVLAQALVNRAFYYLTLVNIYAKQYDAATAATDPGVPMRLDDLVTGSLDRKSVQTVYNQILADLNQALSISELPNVGDYTTDASKAAGYALLARTYLNMRNFTEAKKAAESALSLQSGLLDLNNYISGFTNYPQRHVDPEVILCKIAGPIGAMPVSNAQLTLFADSVDLRYKVLIKPGSFAGTYNAYLPYIYVKANIANQGYMSGPTVPEMFLIKAECEARANDAGAAVTTLNTLRKKRFTAADYRDLTAANGTAALQLALLERRRELMGSGMRWFDQRRLTKDGLTPTITRVLKGTTYTLEPGSNRYTFAIAQKYIDLNPEITQNPR is encoded by the coding sequence ATGAAACGTAAAATATTTATATACATAGGCATAGTACTGGCGGTGGCATCGGCCTCCTGTCGTAAATATGTTGAAATTCCTATTGAAGGAAGGCGTGTACTGGAAAATACGGAAGACTATGCGAGCCTGCTGTACAACCCGAACAACATGCTGAGAAGCTATTCTTATCCTATTTATGCGGGTGATGATGTGGGGTCTGATAACGATACCTGGCAAAACGGAATTGCGAACAACTCTAATGGCAGGGCTTATTCATGGGCATCGGAGATCATGCTCAATGCTGCCCAGGAAGACAATGACTGGACGAACCTGTATTACAGCATTTATGTGACCAACCTGGCCATTGTAAATGTAATGGACAGCAAGAATGGTACAGATGCCCAAAAACGCAAGGTGCTGGCACAGGCGCTGGTGAACAGGGCATTTTACTATCTCACACTTGTGAACATTTATGCGAAGCAATATGATGCTGCTACTGCAGCAACAGATCCGGGTGTGCCCATGCGGCTTGATGATCTTGTAACGGGCAGTCTTGACCGTAAATCTGTTCAGACGGTATATAACCAGATACTGGCCGACCTTAACCAGGCGCTGAGTATCTCTGAATTACCGAATGTGGGAGACTACACTACCGATGCGTCGAAAGCGGCTGGTTACGCGTTGCTTGCGCGTACTTACCTGAATATGCGCAATTTCACCGAGGCCAAGAAAGCGGCTGAAAGTGCATTAAGCCTTCAGTCTGGTTTACTTGATCTGAATAATTATATTTCGGGCTTCACCAACTATCCGCAGCGTCATGTAGATCCGGAAGTGATCTTGTGTAAGATTGCGGGTCCTATAGGTGCTATGCCTGTGAGTAATGCCCAGTTAACATTATTTGCCGATAGCGTTGACCTCAGGTATAAAGTGCTTATCAAGCCAGGTTCTTTTGCCGGCACTTACAACGCTTACCTGCCTTACATTTATGTGAAGGCAAATATTGCCAACCAAGGGTATATGTCAGGTCCTACTGTTCCTGAAATGTTCCTTATCAAGGCTGAGTGTGAAGCGAGAGCTAATGATGCCGGAGCTGCTGTTACTACGCTGAACACCCTGCGCAAGAAGCGTTTTACCGCTGCCGACTACCGCGATCTTACTGCGGCAAACGGAACGGCGGCGTTACAGCTGGCTTTACTTGAAAGAAGAAGAGAATTGATGGGTTCCGGTATGCGCTGGTTTGATCAGCGGCGTCTTACCAAAGATGGCTTAACACCTACCATTACCAGAGTGCTGAAGGGCACCACCTATACATTGGAACCAGGCAGCAACAGGTATACCTTCGCCATTGCTCAGAAATATATTGATCTTAACCCCGAGATCACTCAAAACCCCCGTTAA
- a CDS encoding ABC transporter ATP-binding protein: protein MNEPIVSVKNLSHRYSVQWAVRDISFELNKNGIYGLLGANGAGKSTIMNVMCGVIKQTQGDVFIRGVDLGRYPEKAKRYIGFLPQQPPLQNDLTVEEFLTHAANLRLMDSSKVKNAVTEVMGKCAISHFRKRLIRNLSGGYQQRVGIAQAIIHKPDFVVLDEPTNGLDPNQILEVRGLIREIAEERTVVLSTHILQEVQALCDHIWMINEGSMIFSGSMEEFDNYIVPNTLTVSLVASPSAEELMKIPGVVGVEELGGIRYRIRFTDAQEAIERIVETSVHKNWRLVEIAVEKNSLETVFAELSRKKSK, encoded by the coding sequence ATGAACGAACCTATAGTAAGCGTTAAAAACCTGTCTCACCGCTACAGCGTTCAATGGGCTGTCCGTGATATAAGTTTTGAGCTCAATAAAAACGGCATTTATGGACTGCTTGGTGCCAATGGTGCGGGTAAGTCTACCATTATGAATGTGATGTGTGGTGTTATCAAACAAACGCAGGGTGATGTGTTCATCAGGGGAGTTGACCTTGGGCGCTATCCTGAGAAAGCCAAACGTTATATAGGGTTTCTGCCACAGCAGCCGCCTTTACAAAATGATCTCACCGTAGAAGAGTTTCTCACGCATGCGGCGAATCTCCGGCTTATGGATTCTTCCAAAGTAAAAAACGCCGTTACCGAAGTAATGGGCAAATGTGCCATCAGTCATTTCAGGAAGCGACTTATCCGCAATCTTTCCGGTGGTTACCAGCAGCGCGTTGGTATTGCCCAGGCCATTATACACAAGCCTGATTTCGTAGTACTCGATGAACCTACCAATGGTCTGGATCCCAACCAGATCCTTGAAGTGAGAGGTCTTATCCGTGAAATTGCGGAAGAGCGTACCGTTGTATTATCCACGCATATACTCCAGGAGGTGCAGGCGCTTTGCGACCATATTTGGATGATCAATGAAGGTTCCATGATCTTCTCCGGATCGATGGAAGAATTCGACAATTATATTGTTCCCAATACCCTTACCGTATCGCTTGTTGCCAGTCCTTCTGCGGAGGAGCTGATGAAAATTCCGGGGGTAGTAGGCGTAGAAGAACTTGGCGGGATCCGCTACAGGATCCGCTTTACCGACGCACAGGAGGCTATTGAAAGAATCGTTGAAACCAGTGTTCATAAAAACTGGAGACTCGTCGAAATAGCCGTTGAAAAGAATTCACTCGAAACGGTATTCGCTGAATTAAGCAGAAAAAAATCTAAATAA
- a CDS encoding MutS-related protein: MSFSVDKQTLDDLNIFTKKGRDSVFGLFNRTRTRGGAELLEQMFRYPLSDANAINQRISIIGSFGKAQLAFPFREEWFDIIEQYLNNADERSQLPHDDNKLGRTFNSLIGADAAFKQIAKGVEAVHQLLHAFAAFTAEVKHKLQGTAYAAELPAIELLLQSDALTQFIAEKEAQKFTYEKTASYDRLLRFQQKERLHKLLSHAYLIDVYIAVAGVAVARKFVFPVAVTGELNLELEGVYHPLLENAVGNNLRVTADNNMIFLTGANMAGKSTFMKTLGIAIFLAHAGFPVPAARMQFPVLDGMFSTINLPDNLSMGYSHFYAEVLRVKRVAEQLAASKKLFVIFDELFRGTNVKDAYEATVALSAAFARKTDSIFLISTHIIEAGEELKQRCNNIYFTYLPTRMEGQKPVYTYTLEQGITEDRHGMVIVNNEGIIDILKIKNSSR; encoded by the coding sequence ATGAGTTTTTCTGTTGATAAACAAACGCTCGATGATCTGAACATCTTCACGAAGAAAGGTCGTGATTCTGTCTTCGGGTTATTTAACCGCACCAGGACACGCGGTGGTGCTGAATTGCTGGAACAAATGTTCCGTTACCCGCTTTCCGACGCCAATGCCATCAATCAGCGCATAAGCATCATCGGCAGCTTTGGCAAAGCACAACTGGCATTCCCCTTTAGGGAAGAATGGTTCGATATCATTGAGCAGTATCTCAACAACGCCGATGAGCGTAGTCAGCTGCCTCACGACGATAACAAACTGGGAAGAACCTTTAACAGTCTTATAGGCGCCGATGCCGCCTTCAAACAAATCGCCAAAGGCGTGGAAGCAGTACACCAGCTGCTCCATGCCTTTGCGGCATTTACGGCAGAGGTAAAGCACAAATTGCAGGGTACCGCTTACGCCGCTGAATTACCTGCAATAGAACTCTTGCTGCAAAGTGATGCACTTACGCAGTTCATTGCCGAAAAAGAGGCGCAGAAATTCACTTACGAGAAAACTGCATCGTACGATCGCCTGCTGCGTTTCCAGCAAAAGGAACGCCTGCATAAATTACTGTCACACGCCTACCTGATAGATGTGTACATAGCAGTAGCAGGTGTGGCAGTTGCACGCAAATTTGTATTTCCCGTTGCTGTTACAGGTGAACTGAACCTTGAACTGGAAGGTGTTTACCATCCGCTGCTTGAAAATGCAGTGGGAAATAATCTCAGGGTTACCGCCGATAATAACATGATCTTCCTTACAGGAGCGAACATGGCAGGTAAGTCTACTTTCATGAAAACGCTCGGCATTGCTATATTCCTGGCGCATGCAGGTTTTCCCGTACCTGCTGCCCGTATGCAGTTCCCGGTATTGGATGGAATGTTCTCAACCATCAACCTGCCCGATAACCTCAGCATGGGCTATAGTCATTTCTATGCCGAAGTATTGAGAGTGAAAAGAGTGGCCGAACAACTGGCAGCATCTAAAAAGCTCTTTGTCATCTTCGACGAACTGTTCCGCGGTACAAACGTAAAAGATGCCTACGAAGCTACAGTGGCATTGTCTGCCGCCTTTGCACGTAAAACCGACAGCATTTTCCTGATCTCTACACATATCATTGAAGCGGGAGAGGAACTGAAGCAGCGTTGTAACAATATTTACTTTACCTACCTGCCTACCCGTATGGAAGGTCAGAAACCGGTTTATACCTACACGCTGGAACAGGGGATCACGGAAGACCGGCATGGTATGGTCATCGTGAACAACGAAGGAATCATCGATATTTTGAAGATCAAAAACAGCAGCCGTTAA
- a CDS encoding Gldg family protein, translated as MKTIYKIAKTELQVMFYSPVAWLILVIFTFQTGMIFAGNFDGWIRLGIMKIPLNGATIQTFAGWAGVFVKVQSYLYLYVPLLTMSIMSRELGSGSIKLLYSSPVTNSQIILGKYLSLVIFGLAIIGILAVYGVFAMFTIVNAEIPYILTGLLGLFLLFCAYAAIGLFMSSLTTYNIVAALGTLCIFALLAFVRGVGQDIAFVRDITYWLAISGRSDTFIAGMITSEDVIYFIVVVALFLAFTIIKLQAGRRKTSALKVVGRYAIAFMAASFIGYFSSKPALKSYYDATRTKENTLTRSSQEVMSKLTGGFTIHTYTNMLDPNYHIALPVNYKGDVDNFKRYIRFKPDIKLDYTYYYQHAPNPMLERMYPKLNDLQRLDTLKKLNKWKFDIQPYSAINPKLDLSTEGFRFVRVLERDNGQKTFLRVYNDMRRLPSESEITAAIKRLVMKLPVVGFVSGHGERESDGEQDRGYNMIAKEKTFRYALINQGFDFTNVSLQQPVGDSIRILVIAEPKLAYTPQEQANLDQYIARGGNLIIAGEPGRQAQMNAITAQLGVQFLPGRLVKPNAKFQADLMIQKPTDDAVAFSDNFQVMRKREEVITMPATAGLAYTTDKGFDVKTLFRSDSAGSWNEVETTDFIDDSARLNPAAGEVEQSYPTVLALSRKVNNKEQKILVTGDADWMSNGELGMNRNDVQSANFTLLVSSFFWLSDGEVPIDMRRDPPTDTSLRIGEGAWDFWGIFFKWGFAAALLATSIIIWIRRRGR; from the coding sequence ATGAAGACAATATACAAAATAGCAAAAACAGAACTACAGGTGATGTTCTATTCACCGGTGGCCTGGCTCATCCTCGTTATTTTTACTTTTCAGACCGGTATGATCTTCGCCGGCAATTTCGACGGATGGATACGACTGGGTATTATGAAAATACCTTTGAACGGCGCTACAATCCAGACTTTTGCAGGCTGGGCTGGTGTTTTCGTTAAAGTGCAATCTTATCTTTATTTGTATGTTCCCCTGTTAACCATGAGTATCATGAGCCGGGAATTGGGGAGTGGCTCCATCAAGTTATTATACTCTTCTCCTGTTACCAATAGCCAGATTATCCTGGGTAAATACCTTTCCCTGGTGATCTTTGGATTGGCTATAATTGGCATCCTGGCAGTATATGGCGTGTTTGCAATGTTCACCATTGTAAATGCCGAAATTCCTTATATTCTTACAGGTTTGCTGGGCCTCTTCCTGCTGTTCTGTGCCTATGCAGCAATTGGCTTGTTTATGTCTTCGCTTACCACCTATAATATTGTTGCCGCCCTCGGTACGCTTTGCATTTTTGCGTTACTCGCTTTTGTAAGAGGGGTAGGGCAGGATATCGCTTTTGTGCGTGATATCACTTATTGGCTGGCGATATCCGGGCGTAGCGATACATTTATTGCAGGTATGATCACCAGCGAAGATGTCATCTATTTCATTGTGGTGGTAGCGCTCTTCCTCGCTTTTACCATCATTAAATTGCAGGCCGGACGTCGTAAAACCTCAGCGCTGAAAGTAGTGGGTAGGTACGCGATCGCATTTATGGCAGCTTCATTTATTGGCTATTTTAGCTCCAAGCCTGCTTTGAAAAGCTATTACGACGCTACCCGCACCAAAGAAAATACACTTACACGCAGCAGCCAGGAGGTTATGTCTAAATTAACAGGCGGCTTTACCATTCATACCTATACCAATATGCTGGATCCTAACTATCATATTGCGCTGCCGGTGAATTATAAAGGCGATGTAGACAACTTCAAAAGATACATCCGCTTCAAACCGGATATCAAACTGGATTATACATATTACTATCAGCATGCACCTAACCCTATGCTGGAAAGAATGTATCCTAAATTAAACGATCTGCAACGTCTCGATACGTTGAAGAAACTGAATAAATGGAAATTCGATATTCAGCCTTATAGCGCTATCAATCCAAAATTGGACCTCTCAACCGAAGGTTTTCGCTTCGTAAGGGTTCTGGAACGCGACAATGGCCAGAAAACCTTCCTGCGTGTTTACAATGACATGAGGCGCTTACCCTCCGAATCGGAGATCACTGCCGCCATCAAACGACTGGTAATGAAATTGCCAGTAGTAGGCTTCGTTTCAGGTCATGGCGAACGTGAGAGCGACGGGGAACAGGATCGTGGTTATAACATGATTGCCAAGGAAAAAACTTTCCGCTATGCACTCATTAACCAGGGCTTCGACTTTACAAATGTATCACTGCAACAGCCGGTGGGCGATTCTATCCGTATCCTGGTAATAGCGGAACCTAAACTGGCTTATACGCCGCAGGAACAGGCCAATCTCGACCAGTACATTGCCAGGGGCGGTAACCTTATCATCGCCGGTGAACCCGGACGCCAGGCACAGATGAATGCGATAACGGCACAGCTGGGTGTGCAATTCCTGCCCGGACGTTTGGTAAAGCCTAACGCCAAGTTCCAGGCCGATCTTATGATTCAGAAGCCTACTGACGACGCCGTTGCCTTCTCCGATAATTTCCAGGTAATGCGTAAAAGGGAGGAAGTGATAACCATGCCCGCAACAGCAGGACTTGCCTACACGACCGATAAAGGTTTTGATGTGAAAACCCTGTTCCGCAGCGACTCCGCCGGTAGCTGGAATGAAGTGGAAACAACTGATTTCATCGACGATAGCGCCCGCCTCAATCCCGCAGCTGGAGAGGTAGAGCAATCTTATCCTACAGTACTGGCACTCTCGAGAAAGGTAAACAACAAAGAACAAAAGATCCTGGTAACAGGCGACGCCGACTGGATGAGTAATGGTGAACTGGGTATGAATAGGAACGATGTGCAGTCTGCCAATTTCACGCTGTTGGTAAGCAGCTTCTTCTGGTTATCCGATGGAGAAGTGCCTATCGATATGCGTCGCGATCCACCAACGGATACTTCATTGAGAATAGGTGAAGGTGCATGGGATTTCTGGGGTATATTTTTTAAATGGGGTTTCGCTGCCGCTCTGCTGGCAACCAGTATCATTATCTGGATCCGCAGAAGAGGTAGATAA